In one window of Blastopirellula marina DNA:
- a CDS encoding DUF481 domain-containing protein produces the protein MGWFSLRTTFVLSFIVLSALAPLVHGDDQYAYSEIGRSYFESPVGESDTAEFVHYLEPEADLQSSLSDIMRLPPLPELPAPKPATTEATNQPSPSDTPTETAPKDAKPAEEVPPPEKKEPKEEKPAESEKTPGKLPEVEIEDLEEERSYGYLDYVPYGQYGHVDYWFGEAKWKKSAELGFNGQTGNTISNSLRVGGKIRREGIRTIFTSEFKHLRTSDKDGLTQDNAFFKHRLEWPLKLHERWALHENTNLEYDAFKAFDLRLVFNGGLSYKPYKTDKTDWTLSAGSGFSQEFGSPQMGVIPEGSFGSDFTHKITDKQTLTFNFDFYPAFEANEGYRFTNEASYSIALDHGLSLKISAYDRYDSTPNNRKRNDLDYACLLLWEF, from the coding sequence ATGGGATGGTTCTCCCTTCGAACCACATTTGTATTGAGTTTCATCGTTCTCTCGGCACTAGCCCCGCTTGTGCACGGCGACGATCAATATGCGTACAGCGAAATTGGACGAAGTTACTTCGAGTCTCCGGTAGGTGAGTCCGATACGGCGGAGTTCGTCCACTATCTGGAACCTGAGGCCGATCTACAGTCATCGCTCAGCGATATAATGCGATTGCCGCCGCTACCAGAGTTGCCTGCCCCGAAACCGGCTACTACCGAAGCGACCAATCAGCCATCTCCTTCGGACACACCAACAGAAACCGCGCCGAAAGACGCCAAGCCGGCTGAAGAAGTTCCTCCTCCCGAAAAGAAGGAACCAAAGGAAGAGAAGCCTGCCGAATCGGAAAAGACACCTGGAAAACTGCCAGAGGTCGAGATTGAAGATTTGGAAGAGGAACGAAGCTATGGCTATCTCGACTACGTCCCTTACGGACAGTATGGCCACGTCGACTACTGGTTCGGCGAAGCGAAGTGGAAGAAAAGTGCGGAGCTTGGATTCAACGGTCAGACAGGTAACACGATCTCCAACAGTTTGCGTGTCGGCGGAAAAATTCGCCGTGAAGGGATAAGGACGATCTTTACCTCCGAATTCAAACACCTGCGGACCAGCGACAAGGACGGTTTGACCCAAGACAATGCATTCTTCAAGCATCGCTTGGAATGGCCGTTAAAATTGCACGAGCGGTGGGCTTTGCATGAGAATACCAACCTTGAATACGACGCCTTCAAAGCGTTTGACTTGCGATTGGTCTTCAATGGTGGTCTCAGCTACAAGCCGTATAAGACCGACAAAACCGATTGGACATTATCCGCTGGTTCTGGTTTTTCGCAGGAGTTCGGCAGTCCACAGATGGGGGTGATCCCGGAAGGTTCATTCGGGTCGGACTTCACACACAAGATTACCGATAAGCAGACCTTGACGTTTAATTTCGACTTCTACCCAGCGTTCGAGGCTAATGAAGGTTATCGTTTCACGAATGAAGCGAGCTACTCGATTGCCTTGGATCACGGCCTATCGCTGAAGATCAGTGCTTACGATCGCTACGATAGTACGCCGAATAATCGTAAGCGAAACGACCTGGACTACGCCTGCTTGCTGTTGTGGGAATTCTAA